TGATCAGGATGATTTATTATCCATCAATCTGAAAGAACTGGATAAAGAGATCCAAGAGGTTGAACTACTCGTGAACCTTGCCAAGGAGAGTGAAAATCACGGACCGGACCGTAAATTCTTTGACCTGATATCCATAATGCACAAGAAACAACAGGAAGAAGATGGGGCGGTCAAAATCCTCATATTCACAGAATTCGTAGCCACCCAGGAGATGCTTCGGGAGAATCTGACGGAAAGGGGATACTCCGTTGAAACCTTAAACGGTTCAATGGACATGGATGAAAGAAAAGCTGCTATCAGACTGTTTGCCGACCAAGTTCAGGTTCTTGTTTCCACTGAAGCCGGTGGTGAGGGTTTGAACATGCAATTCTGTCATGTGGTTATCAACTATGACATTCCCTGGAATCCGATGAAACTGGAACAGAGGATAGGAAGAATTGACAGAATTGGTCAGAGCAAAATAGTTGAAGCATACAACCTAACAATTGCAGATACCGTAGAAGACCGGGTCCGTGAAGTAGTTGAGAGTAAACTTGAAAAAATCCTCCATGAATATGGTGCGGATAAGCTATCTGATGTACTGGATTCAGAATCTACAGATTCAGATTTCAACAGGATATACACGGCTGCAATAGTTGATGAATCGACGGCACTGCAAGATGTCGACAAGCTGATTGACCAGATCAAGCGGATGATGAAACAGAAACGCAATTCCAATGCAGTACTTGGTTCCACTGGTTCTATGGACCCCGGTATAGCAAAAGAGATAGAACAGCATCCTATTGGTTTCTGGATACAACAGATGGTTATTAATTATCTAAAGTGGAACAACCAGAACAATGCACGGATAGAAGAGGGAAAGACCGGCTACAACATCTACTGGCCCGATGGAGACTATTCTGAAGAAGTCACCTTTGATAGAGTTATATCAGATACCTACAGTCTTGATTTGCTCTCTCTTGAGAGCAGTATTATTCAGGAGTTATTGGAAAAGAGTACTCCTCTGCCGGAAAGTAAGTCCCTTCCTGTGGTTATCATTCCCGAAATCTCCAATGTCGTTGAAGGTGTATGGTCTCTATGGCAAGTCACTCTCTATTCAGATAGAAATAAACTCGTCCGATACTTTCCTCTATTTGAGAGCAAAGAAGGGAAGTTCTTTAAACCGTCTGCAGAGAAAATATGGAGTGCTCTACTATCAGGACAATCTCAATTTCAACAGGACCAAAAATCCGCTGATCTGAATCCCTCGAAGAGCAAAGCCCTGGAACAGGGGCAGCAATACTATCAATTGCTGCAAACAAAGCATGAAGAGCTGATAAACCGGAAAATCAAGAGTAAGGAGTTACTCTTTTCTGCAAGACAGAGAGCTATCAAACAGATCGGTCTGAATACTGTTCGGAACCACAGGCAGAAACAACTGAATCTTGAAGTTGAATCCTGGCAGGAAGAACTGGTTTACCTGAAACAATCTGCCCCGAAACTGGAAAATCTGATAGCTCTGTATGTGGGGAAGAGTAATGATTAGTTTAGAAGATAAAATCAAAGAGGCTTTTTCAATTGATCTTATCGGAACAATACCTCTTTCCATCATCAAGACATCTCAAACCGTAATCGACACATTTGATATATCCGGCTTTTTAACACACAGAGGATATACCGTTTTACATAATGACCAGTATCTTCAATTCAGATGTACTTATGAAACCCTGTATCGTCAACGATTGGAAACAGGAGACCTGGAAGGATTCTCTTTGGTCATTATCACAACCGACTCTTTAGACCAGCTTGACTTTGATATCCTTGAACAAGCAGAAAGGGAATACCGGGTATTTGATTACTCTTTCTCTCAGGTATTTCCACCAGAGATTTCAGCTATTGAGAATCTGTTATCTCAAGTTCCCAAAGAAGCTGATGAGTGGATAAATTTTGCTCAGGAACTGGGGATACTTCTCTATCAATTTCGTAAGAGCGATAAAACTCAAAAGTATGGAAGTCTCCTCATTCAATTATTGAATAAATCCAATGCGGCATTCTCAAAATGGTGTGATTCCCACTATTCACTGATGCTTAATGCTTCCTATATCAATCCTAAAACACTGAACAATATTCTCCCTTATTTAGCCTATAAGAGGAGGAAAAAGGATATCGATAAAGTCGCTTTGCTCGTGTTTGATGGGATGTCTTTCGACCAATGGGAAATTATAAAGAGAGAGATAACCAATTTAACTACAGACTTGATTGAAGAAAATGGCATCTTCGCTATGATTCCTACTCTGACAAGTGTTTCAAGACAAGCTATTTTTTCAGGGAAGTTACCAAAAGACTACAGCCAATCTATCAATACGACTCAGAAGGAGAAGGATTTCTGGGAGAAGTTTTGGGCAGAAGAGAAACATCAAAGCATAAAGTTTATTAAACCCAAAGAAGATTTTCAGGAACAGATTGAAGAATTAAAAGCAAGTATTAAGGATAATCGCATCAAGATTATTGGAACAACTTTTTTAATCGTAGATGAACTCATGCATAAAATGAGCCAGGGCTACTCCCAGATGTATAACAGCATTGTATTATGGCTAAGACAAGGCTATTTCAAAGATACCATTAAAGAGCTAATGGAAAATGATTTTGATATCTATATAACCGCGGACCATGGCAACATAGAGGCCTTACCAGGACGGAAACTTAATGAAGGAATCCTTGTAGACACCAAGGGACAAAGAGTTCGAATTTATGACAGGGAATCAGCACGCGAAAAAGCCATGTCGAATTACGAGGAACTGATTAAAATAGAATCTGAAAAATATGCTCTTCCTGATAATTACTATGCCGTTGCTCAGAGCAACGCTGAGTATTTTGGGAAAGCAGGTCCAGTGATAACACATGGAGGTTTATCTGTTCAGGAAGTTCTTGTTCCTTTTATCCATATCAAGAAGGAGCAAAAGTAGTGGCATTACGAGAAAAGACAATAGGTTATGATAGGCTTCTTAAAAATGATTTACTTAACAAAGTAGCCTACTTTGTAGGAGATGGAAATAATCCCGAAGACGTTAAGTCCAAACTCAGGGCTTCATTTGAAGACCAGACAAGTGATGCGCTACGAAAGACAATAAATCTGCTGATGGGAATATGGTCTACTGTCCCTGAAGAGATAGTGCCCTTAAGAGACCAGGCTATAAAACTTTTTTTAAAGGCATATGATTCAGAGAAGCGGATTATCCACTACTTCATGAGTATGGCCAATTATCCTTTTTTCTTTGATGTATGTCTACTCACAGGAAGAGCGCTACGCTTATCAAATTCTTTTACATCAAGACAAATCCTAACAAAGATTCAGGAAAAGTGGGGAGATCGTAGTACAACCATCAGGGCCGTTCAAAGAACCTTGAAAACCATCGAGCAGTGGGGCTGGCTGAATAGCACTAAACAGAGAGACTACTCATTAAATGATGCTGGAATGAAAACTATCATTCCTAAGGAGTGGCATGGCTTTATCGCCAATTGTGTTCTGTTTGGCTCATTAAGGAGCTCAATGCTCATTGAAGAGATAACCCAGAACCCCAGCCTCTTTCCGTTTCACATTGAGTTTAATATCCATGAAATGAAACAATGGAATGGAATCCGGTTGGAGCAAAGAGGTCGTGGGGATCTCCTGGTAAGTTTGAAGTAGCTATTCAAGGTCTCGCATACGCTGGTAGGATCGTCTTACCATTATTCTATCCCCTCAGCGGGGAATAAATCATCGATGTACAGGTTAGGGACGCCGCCCATTCTTCGTAACCGCTCCATAAACCCCACCTGCACAAGGGAAAAGAAAAAGAAGATTCTTTCAATAGATTTCACTATTGGAGGAGAAATGAAAACTACAGAATCGGATAAAGAACTGCACAAACAAATGTGGAAAGAAAGCGGATTGAGTAAAGCGGCCTATGCCAGAGAAAGTGGTCTGAACACCCAAACCTTCTACAGCTGGTTCTATACCGAAGGGCTAAAGAGAGAAAAAAAACAAAACACATTTGTTGAAATTGTCACTGAGAACGATGCCCAAGGTAAGGAAAATGAACATCGCCGCTCGATGACAATTGGGATCACCTTACCAAATGGCTACAATCTTATCATTTCCTCAGGCTTTCAAACGCATACACTGAATGCAGTACTTGATGTGTTGGAGGGCCGCTGATGTTTGCTGATCTGTCTCGAGTAAAACTATTTGTAAAGCCCGGTGCAACAGATATGCGGAAACAACAAGCCGGACTGTCGGCGGTAGTACAGAACATTATGCAAGCTGATCCGTTTACCGGAAGCCTTTACTTGTTTTGCAATCGAAAGAGGAACCTATTAAAGATTCTCTATTGGGAGACTAATGGTTTTTGTGTGTGGCAAAAACGCCTTGAACAAGGCACATTCCCCTGGCCGAAGGATGAGGCAGAGGCCCGGGAGATAAATACCCGCCAACTGCGATTACTGCTTGAAGGACTTGATATTTGGCGTGCTCACAAAAGAATAAATTACACAGAAGTGGCTTAAAGGGTATTAATGAAATTCTCTTTTTGATAGACTCCTGAGTGTGATAAATGAAGAAAAGGAACAACCGATACTGTCGGAGAGTAAAGAAGAATTACGGGAGTTAGCACTTCGGCAGTATCGAGAAAATGAAAAGTTACGTGAAGAAATCCGACAACAGAAAAACGCGTATCAAATAAAGAGCCAGGAATACTGTCGCCACCGGAGGTAAATTGCAGGAAAACACCGGAGGTAAATTGCAGACTCCGGCTTGAAAAAAGGGCAGTACTGCCTTGTAATGGTTGTAGCCAAACAATCATGAAAACAAGGAGTACGCCCTACAATGCTGGAGTTACTGATGCATGAAGCACAGATGTTGAAACGACAGGGCAAGAAGATCAGAGAAATCGCTGAATCCCTCGGAAAAAGTGAACGCATGGTTCACTACTATCTGACGGAGCCCTCACGACCACGTAAAAAACGGAACTATCCGAGCAAGCTCGAC
This portion of the Sediminispirochaeta bajacaliforniensis DSM 16054 genome encodes:
- the tnpB gene encoding IS66 family insertion sequence element accessory protein TnpB (TnpB, as the term is used for proteins encoded by IS66 family insertion elements, is considered an accessory protein, since TnpC, encoded by a neighboring gene, is a DDE family transposase.); its protein translation is MFADLSRVKLFVKPGATDMRKQQAGLSAVVQNIMQADPFTGSLYLFCNRKRNLLKILYWETNGFCVWQKRLEQGTFPWPKDEAEAREINTRQLRLLLEGLDIWRAHKRINYTEVA
- the tnpA gene encoding IS66 family insertion sequence element accessory protein TnpA, yielding MKTTESDKELHKQMWKESGLSKAAYARESGLNTQTFYSWFYTEGLKREKKQNTFVEIVTENDAQGKENEHRRSMTIGITLPNGYNLIISSGFQTHTLNAVLDVLEGR
- the pglZ gene encoding BREX-3 system phosphatase PglZ yields the protein MISLEDKIKEAFSIDLIGTIPLSIIKTSQTVIDTFDISGFLTHRGYTVLHNDQYLQFRCTYETLYRQRLETGDLEGFSLVIITTDSLDQLDFDILEQAEREYRVFDYSFSQVFPPEISAIENLLSQVPKEADEWINFAQELGILLYQFRKSDKTQKYGSLLIQLLNKSNAAFSKWCDSHYSLMLNASYINPKTLNNILPYLAYKRRKKDIDKVALLVFDGMSFDQWEIIKREITNLTTDLIEENGIFAMIPTLTSVSRQAIFSGKLPKDYSQSINTTQKEKDFWEKFWAEEKHQSIKFIKPKEDFQEQIEELKASIKDNRIKIIGTTFLIVDELMHKMSQGYSQMYNSIVLWLRQGYFKDTIKELMENDFDIYITADHGNIEALPGRKLNEGILVDTKGQRVRIYDRESAREKAMSNYEELIKIESEKYALPDNYYAVAQSNAEYFGKAGPVITHGGLSVQEVLVPFIHIKKEQK
- a CDS encoding DEAD/DEAH box helicase, yielding MKYSIGELVWSRQHKKEAKILSSSELWDKVSYEILIPEEKEILWVQEEALKELQSGSQTSHHIGFLAAAAKIQDTLGQNVLVSPFEAPVIPLPHQLKCLKRAMEKDTVRYLLADEVGLGKTIEAGLILRELKSRGLVKRILIVAPTGLAYQWVAEMESKFSENFHLLQPQGFNQLRESGFVEENQNIWEVHNQVVCTLDSVKPLEARQGWSQEKVDDYNQERFDSLVSANWDLIIIDEAHRLGGSADTVARYKLGEGLSNATPYILLLSATPHQGKSDAFCRLMSFLDKETFSDESNISHSTVRPFVIRTEKRLAIDSEGKPLFNKRQTKLISSMWGAADTLQASLYNSLTDYVRLGYKYNKALSEKQTAYGFLMVLLQRMVLSSTRAIRGTLERRLELLRGQKQAGNQIVRMNEEWNFEDDFDDQDDLLSINLKELDKEIQEVELLVNLAKESENHGPDRKFFDLISIMHKKQQEEDGAVKILIFTEFVATQEMLRENLTERGYSVETLNGSMDMDERKAAIRLFADQVQVLVSTEAGGEGLNMQFCHVVINYDIPWNPMKLEQRIGRIDRIGQSKIVEAYNLTIADTVEDRVREVVESKLEKILHEYGADKLSDVLDSESTDSDFNRIYTAAIVDESTALQDVDKLIDQIKRMMKQKRNSNAVLGSTGSMDPGIAKEIEQHPIGFWIQQMVINYLKWNNQNNARIEEGKTGYNIYWPDGDYSEEVTFDRVISDTYSLDLLSLESSIIQELLEKSTPLPESKSLPVVIIPEISNVVEGVWSLWQVTLYSDRNKLVRYFPLFESKEGKFFKPSAEKIWSALLSGQSQFQQDQKSADLNPSKSKALEQGQQYYQLLQTKHEELINRKIKSKELLFSARQRAIKQIGLNTVRNHRQKQLNLEVESWQEELVYLKQSAPKLENLIALYVGKSND